From the genome of Rubripirellula reticaptiva:
ACCGGATGTTCACACGTCCCTTGATGGCAACTCGACAGTGCCGATCCAGCCATGCCGACGGTCGCGACGGAGTTCTCACTCATCACTTCCGACTTGAGTAAGAACCCAATACGATCGAGCTCTTCTCTACGAATCTGCCCCCCCAAATACAATGCAGCGTGCAGTCCTTGCCGCAGACTCTGCTCCAAGTCGATGCCTTCCGCCTTCACTTGGGTCGCCCATTCATCGAATACATCCATCGCTATCGCGACGAGATTGGGAAGCTCGTCAAGCAGCGCGCTGCCTTCTTCCAGTTTCGGCAATCGAGAAACCAACCCCTCGATCGCCTGCATGTTCACAGGATCAGTGACCTGAACGAGCAACTTCAGCAGGCTGGTTGCTCGCTGCTCGATGTCGATACCCTCTTG
Proteins encoded in this window:
- a CDS encoding DUF1641 domain-containing protein; translation: METTLQRPSLVDRLNDPSTADVLHRLLDHAESLDQMLTTVGELPNLLAIAVDFFDSVSRKASQEGIDIEQRATSLLKLLVQVTDPVNMQAIEGLVSRLPKLEEGSALLDELPNLVAIAMDVFDEWATQVKAEGIDLEQSLRQGLHAALYLGGQIRREELDRIGFLLKSEVMSENSVATVGMAGSALSSCHQGTCEHPVPKRVGLFGLLGAIRDPNTQRALSFGLQFAKCFGGVLEKRPEANLSSANSSTNQG